One Drosophila kikkawai strain 14028-0561.14 chromosome 3L, DkikHiC1v2, whole genome shotgun sequence genomic window carries:
- the LOC108079057 gene encoding choline-phosphate cytidylyltransferase A yields the protein MDKMPEEEDASPVSTAPVTPTSPHEFKMLPLFMDFEDFEICRPAPFSYDDKAMLERKMCDYARKITYQMAKAGQTTRRVRVYADGIYDLFHQGHARQLMQAKNIFPNVYLIVGVCNDELTLRMKGRTVMNGYERYEAVRHCRYVDEIVPNAPWSLTDEFLEDNKIDFVAHDDIPYGAGGVNDIYAPLKARGMFVATERTEGVSTSDIVARIVKDYDVYVRRNLARGYSAKELNVSFLSEKKFRLQNKMDELKSRGKRELTKVKVDIITKWEEKSREFIDAFLLLFGRERLNSLWNESKGRIIQALSPPGSPNGSINGDDSDGKERDDESDDEYLELPLEYGAAGKQERSGLTRRSRNLAAYEEDAEAEKDLEYERRSN from the exons ATGGACAAGATgcccgaggaggaggatgcgTCCCCGGTGTCGACAGCTCCCGTCACGCCCACATCTCCGCACGAGTTCAAGATGTTGCCGCTGTTCATGGACTTTGAGGATTTT GAAATTTGCAGGCCAGCTCCCTTTTCCTATGATGACAAGGCCATGCTGGAGCGGAAGATGTGCGACTACGCCCGGAAGATCACTTACCAAATGGCCAAGGCCGGACAGACCACCCGCAGGGTGCGTGTCTACGCCGATGGCATCTACGATCTGTTCCATCAGGGCCATGCCCGCCAGTTGATGCAGGCGAAGAACATATTTCCCAACGTCTACCTCATCGTGGGCGTGTGCAACGACGAGCTGACACTCCGGATGAAGGGACGCACGGTCATGAATGGATACGAGCGCTATGAAGCAGTGCGTCACTGCCGATATGTGGATGAG ATCGTTCCAAATGCTCCCTGGTCGCTGACTGACGAGTTCCTCGAGGACAACAAAATTGACTTTGTGGCCCACGACGACATCCCCTACGGAGCTGGTGGCGTCAACGACATCTATGCTCCTCTCAAGGCGCGCGGCATGTTCGTGGCCACGGAGCGTACCGAGGGTGTGTCCACCTCGGACATTGTGGCGCGAATCGTGAAGGATTACGATGTATATGTGCGCCGGAACCTGGCCAGAGGCTACTCCGCCAAGGAGCTGAACGTCTCGTTCCTATCCGAGAAGAAGTTCCGTCTGCAGAACAAGATGGACGAGCTAAAGTCACGCGGCAAGCGGGAGCTGACCAAGGTCAAGGTGGACATCATCACCAAGTGGGAGGAGAAGTCGCGCGAGTTTATTGACGCCTTCCTGCTGCTCTTCGGTAGGGAGAGACTCAATAGCCTGTGGAACGAGTCCAAGGGCAGGATCATCCAGGCCCTCAGTCCACCTGGCAGTCCGAATGGCTCTATCAACGGCGACGACTCTGATGGAAAGGAGCGCGATGACGAGTCCGATGACGAGTACTTGGAGCTCCCCTTGGAGTACGGGGCGGCGGGCAAGCAGGAGCGGAGCGGCTTGACTCGGCGCAGCCGAAATCTGGCTGCCTACGAAGAGGATGCGGAAGCGGAGAAGGACCTAGAGTACGAACGACGCAGCAATTGA